In Candidatus Limnocylindrales bacterium, the genomic window TGCCCCGACCTTTCCAAAACCCTGAAGGGCAACCCGAAGTCCGGCCAATTTAAGTTTCCTATGTTGGACGGCAACCTGAGCTCCTGTAATGACTGTCAGCCCGGTGTAAAATCCGGCCAGAAGACGAGAGGGTTCTCTCCGACTTCGCTGGACTCCTACAAAGGTCAACATATCCTCGATTTCAGAATTACCGGTGCCGAGATCATGGGCCGGTTGATAACATCCACTTTGTAAGAGGGGGGCCAGGGTAACTGCAAATCGTCGTAGCAGAGCCTGCCGTTGTTGGGGAGGAGCCTCCGGATCCCCAATAATCCCTGCTTTTGCCCCTCCTCCCGGAAGACCTAAGAACCCAAACTTGAGGGTCATTCGACGGGCTAATATCCTGAGTTCAGCGAGGGAAACATCGGGAGCTATTCGGATTCCCCCATGGGAACGCCCATTGATCATAGTATCAACCACAAGCCAACCCAGGGACATCCCTGTCTCGTCAGTTGCTTCACAACTAAAGGAATCGTATCCTAAAGATGGAACCCCTGATAAAGCCAGATCCTCATAGGAGGATCCGGTGAAGCTCCGGGTTGTATTGCTTCCTGGGGTAGTCTGCCAGGACTCGTCGAGTTTATTTTCTGTTTGATAAGTCATGTTTGCACTCCTTCCTCGGCATAAGATCTCGAGGTACTTTGCATTGCCTCGTCCAATAGAAAAGTTCGTTTCTCAGCAAGACGTGCTTGTTTCTCGGCACGAAGAGCGAGATAGTAACCGGTTTGATACCGGATCGACCAACGTTCCAAACTCTCAAAGCTATCCAATATACGCTCCATGGGGGCTTCTAAAACTTTCCAGCCCAGGCGCTCCAGGAGGGTCAGTAACCAAATGGCCGGGGCCCGGGGGACATGGGAAACTGCCGTGACATGGGTTACAATTAATCCTAAGGCTTCGAGTTGGTGACGGGCTTCTATGAGGTTGTACGTCGCACCTACATAGTAGGGTACAAGGTGCAAACGATTCAACCAGGTAAAAGGCAGGTGATTACGCAACCAGACAATGGGATTGTGGGGATTGTCCAGGGTGATTATTAAAATTCCTCCGGGAGCCAGTATACGGACTAACTCGGCCAGGCTTTTAGCTATATCTGCCTTATCCGGAAAGTGGTCCAGTGAGGATCCGGCCAGGATGTACTTTACGGTTTCTGATTTTAAAGGAATCTGACGTAAATCTCCCACCACGAAAAGGGATCCGCCATCTTTTCCTAAAAGTCGATGCCGGGCAGCCTGAACGATCGCCGAAGAGTGATCGAGACCAACGCTACCCGGTCCCAAATCGGGCAAGAGGTGATGATCACTCACCGCCTCTTCAAACAGATCTGTTTTCAGACCACGCCCCGGGTTACCAATCGGTAACCAATCTTGAAGGAGGCGTTTATAAACCCGCCGCATATAAGCCCGCCATATTTCTATGGGGGAACTACAACGGATTTCTTCCAGGACTTCGTCCCAGTAAATTTGTGTGGTATAATGGTTTTGTTGAATCATTTTTTCACCTTCGCCCCTTCCGGATACGCCATCACCCTCAAAAATTTACCCTGGGGGGTTAGAGGAATATGTTCGACAAACTCAACCGTCACCTGGGTATCCGTACCCAAGACAGAGCGAGCCCGTTCCAACAACTGATTTTGTAATGCCTTTCGATCTGTGCTGGAGAAAGGTACGATCTGCCATTGGATTTGACCGGGTGCAGGTTGAATAACTCGAGATTGTAGGGTGGATTTTAATTCATGTTTGAATAAAGCTTCTAGCATCAGAAAGGAGAGCTCTCGACCATTGGGAAGACGGATGACGTCGGTACAACGCCCGCTCAACTGTTCCAATAGAGGTAAGGATCTACCACATGGACAGGGTTTCTGTGCCAGGATACCTTGATCGCCCTGGCGGTAATTAAGCAGGACCATTCCGAGATTGCGTAGATTGGAAATAACCACCTCACCTGGCTCACCTGGGGGGACGGTCCTTCCCTTTTCATCAACCAATCGTACCGCACAGAGATCTATATTTAGATGAAAACCCTGGCGATATTCGCACTGGAATCCAATTCGTCCGGCTTCTGCAGATAGGTAAGCCGAATAGACCAGACAACCAAACGTTTTTTCAATCAGATCCCGTCCGCCGGGAGAAAGGAGATCCCCCCCATACATCCAAACCCGAGGTAGAGCAATACGCCATTGGCGGTCGGATAGAAATCGAAAAAACTGATCCGCATAAGACCCATAGGAGAATACTACCTGGGGCCGAAAGGTGTTAATCTTCTCAACCACAGCTTCAAAGGGTTCCTCTATGGAAATAAATTGACGATGAGCCAGGCCTCGGGGTGCTAGAGTTTGTGAGCTCCAGAAAGCGCGGATCTTTAAGGTCAATGAGGTAGGGGGAAAGATATAAAGTTGACGTTGTCCATAACTCTGTCCTATCAGATGGTTTAATATACCACGATCTCTTTCGGCATAGGCAAGCTCACGTAAAATAGAAGCGTTATCCCAATAAATGGTACGCTGAGCCCGGGACTGGGATCCACTGCTATACCAAACCTGTCGAGATCCTTCGTCATAGCACGTCGAAGTAAACCGGTCCAGATTGTTTCGTAGGATGAAACTATCGATCAGAGGAAGTTGGGTCAGGTCATCGACGGTTTGGAAATCCTCTGGGCGTAGCCCTCGTTCGTCCATAGCCCTACGATAAAACGGCACCGTACGATAGGCATGTCGGATTATCGAGTGTATACGATGACACTGAAGCCGTTCAATCCATTCCACAGGCCAGAAAGGCAACCTGCGCTCGATACAAGAAAGGGTACCTACATATCCGCTATTAAGAAATCGCTTCATCCAACTCATAGGGTTGGTAACTCCTTATTCCATCAAAAATTGTTTCTCCTTGAGGTTTCTGGCGTAACGAAAGGACAGTACGAACTTTACCTCCAGGTGTTCGTGGAATTTGATCGGTAAAGGTCAGGTTGATGGTGATATCTTCCCCGAGGATACGGTTTAGGTTATGGGTAATGCGTTGAGCCATGGCCTGTCTATTACAGGTTCCAGAAGCTACCAGTGCAATGCGGAAATGGGTACCGCTCTCTTGAACGATCTGGTATTGCCAGAGTTCCTCTTCAACCAGGAAAACGTCCTTTACCCGCATGGGATGTATAAGTCGACCGGAAGTTAATTGAATCCAATCGTCGGAGCGAGCCTGGGGGAGTGAGAGCCTGGGTAATGAACGCCCACAAGGACATGGGCCGGGTAATATACAGGCGATATCACCCAGTCGGTAATTCAGGAGTACCGTCGCCCGATTGACCAGGTTTGAGAGGATCACATCCCCGCTTTCACCATCCGGTAGGGTTTCACCCTTCTCGTTGACAATACGAACCGGATATAGATCGATATTGAGATGCAAACCCATATTGTAGAAGCACTCAAAGCCAATCTTGAATGCTTCGGTAGCCTGATAGGTGCTGAGTAAAGGAAGACCAAAGGTTTCGGTAATCAAACGCCGAACAGGGTTAGAGAGACCATCTGAGCTGTAGGTGACGATTTTAGGACGATGAAAAGGGACTCCTGTGGTATAAAGATACGGGAAGAGAACTTCAAGATAAGATCCGTAGCTGTGAAGTACGTCTGGTTTAAATTCGTTGATTAAGGGAACATTTTTTTCCGGTGGATCTAGCGGCAGATACTGTCGTTGAATGCGGATGCCTTTAGGGAGAAAACCGTGTTTTTGACAAAATTTATGTACCTCTTTGGCTACCCCGGAGGACGTGGCAATGCTGGTCTCGCGGTATCCCAGCGAACGCCCCACCAGTTTCACAATCATCGATCGCTCACGTTCACCGTGTGCAGCGTTCTGAAAAAGTGAAGTCGCATCATGGTAAACGGTCCCATGGGTATGGGTACTCCTTCCGGTTCGCAACTTCAGGTAATAATCCCGGGGTTGGGCAGTAGAGACCAGATCCTCGGGGTTCTGTTGTAAATGCTTACGTTCCAGTATCGGCAGTCGTGAGAGATCCTCAGCGGTTCGAAAATCGCCTGGGCTTAAGCCCAGGTTATCCATCACCCTTCGATAATAGGGTACCCTGTGATAAGCATAGGCTATCATGCTTTGTACGCGCCGTGCCTGGGCACGTTGGATAACCTCCAAGGGTTCAAAGGGGAACCGGGTCTGGCCTCGCAGATGATAAGCCAGATAAATACTCCATTTTAAACGACTCCACCACATGGGATTTCCTCCTGGATCCTGTCTCCTCTTCCAGAAGATTTTCTACGGCATATCCCAAAAACTGATTCCATAAGTATTTTGTTTACTTAGTCTTGCTTAACTTTTAAACGGCCCCTCACCCCCGGCCCCTCTCCTATAGCGTGGGAGAGGGGCGTTGGGAAGTGAAAGCCGTACTATGAGACTGAAATTAAGTAAACAGTGTAGTAAGTCGGTTTTGATGTTTTTGAATAATCCTTCGTCTTCTCCGAAGAGGAGCCGGTACACTTTGCCCGGCCTTGGACCCTAAATAAGATAGAAGTGTTTTTTTACTATCTAAAAGTACTAATAGATAATTTTTAAGCAATATATATACCTAAATAAGTATATCTATACGTTTATAGGTATAATTTAACTATAAATTGAATTAAAATTATTTCAATAGGTAATATGAGGAAAATAAAAAAATTTAAAGGAGAGGACTTTGTTTACTTAGTTTTGCTTAACCTTTAAATGGTCCTCACCCTCTGGCCCCTCTCCCACGCCACAGGAGAGGAGAGTTGGGGCATGGAGTCAAAAGTAAGTAAACAGGGTAGAAGTACCTCATCGAACCATGTCGGCAGGAGGAAGGGAAAGGGATTTTTAGATCTGATCTCTGTTTTTTACCTGGACAAAGAGTAAAAACATATAAATTAAATATATCTCTTACTGGGATTCTTTAATCTGGGCCGGTTCCGGATCGAAGGGGATCGGGGATAAAAAGGGTAAATATTTACGGGCCGTGAACTTATTTAGATTGAATAGAGAAGAACCGACGAGAGTGAAGAAGGAAGCCGGTTCAAGGGATCCTGTTGGGGAAGAGCTTTTATTTTGAGGGAGGTCCTCTACGCATCACGTTAAGGATTAGATGTGGAGTCCAGACACCCCCCTGGTCCCTATAGGCACCAGGTTAAGGCGCCTCCATCCGGTCCCTCCTCCGTTTCACAGAGGAGGGGACTTCACTTCAAAGTTCCTTCCCCTGCAAAGCGGGGGAAGGTTAGGAAGCGGGTGCCCCCATGGATCTTACTCTTATCCTGGTGCCTAGAGAGATGATCTCAGTTTTTGGATGCGTAGGTTGGCAGGGTTAGTTCTTACCTCTCCGATTCCATTTCAAGGGAAGGAGGTATAGATGAACAGATTGGAAAAAGAAAATACAACTCCGGATATTTCCATTTGTATTGCCACCTTTCGTCGACCGCAGGGTCTGACCCGACTACTCGATAGTTTACAGCGACTCTCGGGTACAAAGGATTTCACCTTGGAAATCATCGTGATCGATAACGATGCTGCAGAGACGGCCCGGCCTGTTGTGGAGGAACTGAAGAGTAGGTATACCTGCCTGAGATACGGGGTTGAGCCAAGACAGAATATCTCCCACGCCCGGAACCGGGCTGTAGAGCAGGCCCGAGGGACCTGGATTGCTTTTATTGATGATGATGAAGTAGCCGGAGAAAACTGGCTTGCGGAATATTGGCAGATGATCCGTAAAATCCCCGGAGACGGTTATTTCGGTCCTGTACTACCCCGGCTGGAGAAAGCTGGTCCTTCCTGGCTAGACCCGGAGGTTTTTTTTAGCAGACCCCGCTATCCCAGCGGTACCAGGTTAAAGTTTTATCAAACCCGTACGGGTAATGCTTTCATCCGCCGTTCCCTTTTTAATCGACATAAGTTTGATCCCTTTTACGGTCTTACGGGGGGTGGAGACACCGAACTTTTCTCACGGATGATGGAGAGTGGGGCAAAATTTTTTTGGTGTGATACAGCCCAGGTGTTTGAATATATTCCTTCACATCGTTTAACCTTCAAATGGCTCCTGCAGCGTGCCTTTCGCAAGGGTGTGGCTTATACTTACCTGCAGAGACGACGATCCCCACGCTACTCCCGACAGATGATTGAGCTCCTGAAGGCCCTGGCAGGTATTTTTGTTTTTGCCTCTATTCTGCCGCTGGAAGTATTTCGCGGCCGTACTGCTATCCTCAAGGGGCTCTTACGCCTTTGTGTTCAAGTCGGGCATCTATGGGCCTTCTTGAACCTGACCTACGAAGAATACAAAGTCGAAGGGATGATACCCGGAAATTAAAAAAATTCCCACCCTCTCCCGAATTGGCCGTCCGAAAAATCTACTCAACCTGGGGAGATATCCGGGCTGGGAACCTTTACCAGAGACGACCTGGGCCTCTAAGTGGATCATCCCGGAGATCTTCTATTTTTTAGCCTACCCTCCTTCCGTTGTCATCTTCCGTTTCTTATGCCAATTCCTTCTTAATTTTCTAAGTCGTAAAATCATCCCCCTTTGCTTAAAATTCTGGATAAGGTTTCTACTGCCCAAGACCCAGTATCCAAAACCAACAACCAGGAGACCGAGAAGGACCATGGCTTTCAACCACGAATAGTCTCGATTTCGTACGGTTCTCCAAAAGACTAGAAACCTCTCCCTCTGGGTCAAGGGTCTGGCAGCTACAATCTTACGGTATTTTTGACTGCTCTTTCCGTAAATAAAAACTTTCTGGAAATGTTTACCGACCCCATCGATTTCCAGGTGCCGTACCCGAATTTGGGGAGAATAATGAACCACTTCGCAAGAATACTTGGCCATACATTGGTGAATGAAAATGGTATCAGATCCTCGGATCCTTTCGACAAATGGCCCTATTTCGGCAAATAGTTCCTTTCGAATGGCCATATTTCCTGCATAGCCGTAATAGAGTTCTTTTATTTTACTGGTGAAGACATAGTGGTCTTTTTCATTCTCATAGTCGGCCAGCAGGGAGAGTAAAAAAGAGTCTCTGGCAAATCGGAGACTTCCTATGACGATGCCAACCTCGGGATGGGCCATGGCCTCCTTTATTCCCTGTAACCAGTCCTTGAAGGGGACACAATCGGAGTCGGTAAAGGCAATAATCTTACCCTTTGCCTCCCGGACCCCTCGGTTACGGGCTGCGTAAGCCCCTCGCCTTCCTTCCGAGATCAGCCTGACCCGGGGATATCGTTTCACAATCCTGACTGAGGCGTCGGTGGAATTATTATCAACCATGACAATCTCATACCGTTCCCGGGGATAGTCCTGGGAAAGTAATCCTTCAATACACTCCATAAGATATCGCTCCGAATTGTGGAAGGGTACAACAATGGAAACGTCTATCATAACTATCCTCTTGTGGATATCGGAGAAAAAATTCTCAAACCCTGGCCTTTACACCCACCCGGTAAATGGATTTCAGAATTTTCTACTCCTCAAGTTTTTCCCGGATGCCCTCCTCCAGCTTTTACCTGGTATTGGCTTTAACCAGAATCACAGGGTTTTATTTTTGACCCAAAACCTATAAGAATAGTTTTTATAGATCTAAATTAACTTTATCTAACTAATAAAAATCTAAACTAGTCCAAGAATATTAGTTACCTTTACAAGGTATAAACTTACATAATTTAATTAAAGATATTTACAATTCTTTTTTATTAAGAAGTAGGTTTTCTTACAGATTCAGGTTTTATAATCCTATTTTTTCTCGTCTTCTCCTCCCAACAGATCGGAGGCTCTTCCCCGTCGGACTAAAGCAGGCCCTAAGGGGGATGGAATAAATCATCAAACTGAATTTTAATGGAGTCCCCCATAAGGGGAATATTCATCGTGAGGATTCTTCCCCTGACCGGAGGAACATAGTCTTTGTACTCATAAATGGCCAGCGTAACCCCCTGGAGCGTAGAACGGTTAGAAGAGATGGGGATTCTTTTACGTAACACAAATTTATCCGTTTTAACTTCTTCCCTTAGCCATTCTAAGGGGGAGGATTTAAACGGTTTATCCTCCATGACCACATACCCTACGCCAAAATTCCGAAGGATCTCATAGATCTGATCTCGACGGGTAATCCGTTCTTCAACAATGTAATCCATCCGGGAAGTGACCAGCATCTTATCGGCCCGAAGCACAATCAAATCTCGATAGGGGTCGTGTTTTCTGGTGAAAAATACAAAGTAGCCGGAATCTATATCGGCGCTGAATAAAATGCTTTCTCCCTTTCTATTCTCGGTTACATACTGGGCTGCTGATTCGTACCCTTCGGCATATTCAGGTTGGGATAGAAAAGCAAGGTATGTTTGATAGGCCACAGTGAAAATAAGAAGGGAGGAAAGAAGAATTTTCCAGGAACGATAGGGAAAAAGATGAACGGAGGTGGCCGCAAAAAGACAAAAAGCCGGAATCCAATAAATGCTATAGCGAGCCTCCCTGGCCCCGGTACAGGTAATTTCTACGTAAAAGATCCCGATCCACAGTAAAAATAAGATGGCCCGTTTATCCCTTCGGTATAAGGATCCGCCCAGAGAAACCAGACTAAGGATCAAAACCGGTAAAGTCAGTTGCTCTTGCCAGAGAGCCCGGGGATAATACAGGATAGGGGATAATCCGACTCTGGAAGATAGAGACTTCTGGGCTACCCAGGAGATATTGGTCTGGGAAAATTTAAGGGTTAAGGGAATAAGGGGAAGAAGAAGCAAAAAAGTAAGAATGACGGCCAGAATGACTTCTTTTGCCAGGAGCTTCCGAACCCCCCGGGTCAAAAGGAGATAAAGCAAGAAGATGGGAAGCATGAAGATGGCCAGATGTTTGGCGTAGACGCTTAATGAGAAGCTTATCGCAAAGGCATAGGCATATTTGCTTTTATCTGTTTGAACAAATCTATAAAAGAAATACGCGGTGACCAGGATAAGAGCTAGAGTGGGAATCTCAGATAGAACAACTCTAGAGAAGCCGACGATAAAAGGAGTGGTTGCAAATAAGGCAGACGAAAACAAAGCAATCTTTTCATCGTAGAGGGTTTTTATTAAGAAAAACCAGGCGATAACCGCCCCCAACATAAAGAAGACAATGGCCCACCTTGCGGAAAAGACGGAAACTCCTAAAACTGTATAAAAAGGAACTTCGGCCACACTTAAGAGGAGGGGATGATGTCCCAGGGAAAGGGCCGGGTACCTTGCATAGTATTGGTAGGTATACGCCATGGCATGGGTAAGGGGGAGATCCTTTAGGAGATCATAAAAGTAAACCCCGTTCATGAGATACCGGGGCATATCTCCTTGGAGAGAGACAATCTCCTCGTGGGTTATCCCTTTTGTTGCCAGCAGAAGCACCAGACTACCCAGGAGAAGGAGATATAGAATTGATTGAACCGAACGGTGATAAGAATTCCCTAATTCCATAGAAAAGTCCTACCCAACTTCCTTATATTATTTATAAAATATTACCCCGGTAATTGTAAAGGTAGCCCCATGTAGGGTCCCTCCTTGCTGGGCAACCTCACCGCTATGGGGGACAGTCCTGAGCCCCTACCAGACTGCATCCGGGCCAGGACCTCCGCAGAGGAATCTTGACGATATCCTTGTACGGGCGCAAGGCTTTGCGCCCTTACGGTCTCTTCTCATAGGGACTTTCAGGGATAGATTTTTTCTAACCTGACCCCCTTCCCTCGCAGGGAAGGGGAGTCGGAGGGGTCAGATTCCAAAAATCTACCCCCAAAGGTTACCCGGGGTTCCAAGGTTTGGTTTGATCTTCTTCTTGAACCTGCCGTCGTATCAGAGAAGCATAGGCCCCCATCATCCAGTTTCTGAGCCAGGCACCTCCATATCCCAGTCCGAACCCCACCAATCCCATCTCCACAAGACCCGTGAAGGCACCCTCCCAGGTTACCTTAAATCCCGGTAGATATTGACCCAGCAAGGATAAATTTGGCCTAATCAGAGGACCTCCCTTCAGAAGAAGTATCCCCACGGCCAGAAAGGTTCCTATTCCTCCAACCGAGCCTAAGGCAATTCCCATGGCGAGAGGATCTAGCTTTGCGAAGGCAGCCTCGATGATTTTGTCCGGGGATAGAGGCTGATCAGTTTCCCTTGGGCCTACACAGGTCGGAATCAGACGGTCTCCACCTCCTTTCAAAAAATCTATCTTCTCTGAAAGGATCGACTTCCGGGTCTTGGCTTCCTCTCGGATCTCTTCATGGTACTCCATCTCCGTGTTTACCGACCAGACATCGTGTTTTTCACCCACAATGTTTTGTGCAGCGTAAATTCCCGTTAGCATAGAGTGATCCTGATTATTATAGCGATGAAGTCCATTTCGACCGATGGTTTGAAGATTTGAGAAAGTTTCCAGATAGGTTCTCAGGGTTCTCAAATTTTCGTGATAGTTCTGATCATAGACCGGATAGGCTTTTTTCATACGAACCACGGTTCCATCTTCTACCTCTCCGGGATCCACCAACCCGATCTGTGTGCACTCTTTAATTCCCAATTCTATGAGCTGATCTTGGGACCAATGCCACGGGTCATCCTTATCCCATAGAAAATATTCAAGTCCCAGGGAGGTTCGTGAGGGATCCGGAACCATATCGGGACTCCAGTTCTTGTAATTTTGGATTCGCCCCATCCTGACCTCCGGGGAATGAATATAAATCCAATTATCTGGAAAAACGGATTCCCGTCGAACGATAAGTACGACGGTCAGATAATCCCGGTAACGAAGGTAATTGGCAGCCCTTAAGACTTCCTCCGGTGGCCTGGGATCCAGGGCCTGGATAAGCTCCCGAAGGGGCATGGTAGAGATAAAATGCTCACCGTCAAACTCAACCAACTCACCAGAGTCGGTACGACCATACACGCACTCCACCCGTCCCTGGCGGTGTCGTATTTTCTCAACCTTTACGCCCCGAATCGTCCTGTGACCTTTGGCAGCCAGGAGTTCTTCGCAACGCTCCCACATCATACCGGGTCCGAGCCGGGGATAATTAAAACGCTCGATAAGTGTGGTGATAATTTGTCCGTCCCGGGTTCGCCCGGAACCCAGCAGGGCGTTCCTT contains:
- a CDS encoding class I SAM-dependent methyltransferase, which encodes MIQQNHYTTQIYWDEVLEEIRCSSPIEIWRAYMRRVYKRLLQDWLPIGNPGRGLKTDLFEEAVSDHHLLPDLGPGSVGLDHSSAIVQAARHRLLGKDGGSLFVVGDLRQIPLKSETVKYILAGSSLDHFPDKADIAKSLAELVRILAPGGILIITLDNPHNPIVWLRNHLPFTWLNRLHLVPYYVGATYNLIEARHQLEALGLIVTHVTAVSHVPRAPAIWLLTLLERLGWKVLEAPMERILDSFESLERWSIRYQTGYYLALRAEKQARLAEKRTFLLDEAMQSTSRSYAEEGVQT
- a CDS encoding glycosyltransferase codes for the protein MNRLEKENTTPDISICIATFRRPQGLTRLLDSLQRLSGTKDFTLEIIVIDNDAAETARPVVEELKSRYTCLRYGVEPRQNISHARNRAVEQARGTWIAFIDDDEVAGENWLAEYWQMIRKIPGDGYFGPVLPRLEKAGPSWLDPEVFFSRPRYPSGTRLKFYQTRTGNAFIRRSLFNRHKFDPFYGLTGGGDTELFSRMMESGAKFFWCDTAQVFEYIPSHRLTFKWLLQRAFRKGVAYTYLQRRRSPRYSRQMIELLKALAGIFVFASILPLEVFRGRTAILKGLLRLCVQVGHLWAFLNLTYEEYKVEGMIPGN
- a CDS encoding glycosyltransferase; translation: MIDVSIVVPFHNSERYLMECIEGLLSQDYPRERYEIVMVDNNSTDASVRIVKRYPRVRLISEGRRGAYAARNRGVREAKGKIIAFTDSDCVPFKDWLQGIKEAMAHPEVGIVIGSLRFARDSFLLSLLADYENEKDHYVFTSKIKELYYGYAGNMAIRKELFAEIGPFVERIRGSDTIFIHQCMAKYSCEVVHYSPQIRVRHLEIDGVGKHFQKVFIYGKSSQKYRKIVAARPLTQRERFLVFWRTVRNRDYSWLKAMVLLGLLVVGFGYWVLGSRNLIQNFKQRGMILRLRKLRRNWHKKRKMTTEGG
- a CDS encoding glycosyltransferase family 39 protein — encoded protein: MELGNSYHRSVQSILYLLLLGSLVLLLATKGITHEEIVSLQGDMPRYLMNGVYFYDLLKDLPLTHAMAYTYQYYARYPALSLGHHPLLLSVAEVPFYTVLGVSVFSARWAIVFFMLGAVIAWFFLIKTLYDEKIALFSSALFATTPFIVGFSRVVLSEIPTLALILVTAYFFYRFVQTDKSKYAYAFAISFSLSVYAKHLAIFMLPIFLLYLLLTRGVRKLLAKEVILAVILTFLLLLPLIPLTLKFSQTNISWVAQKSLSSRVGLSPILYYPRALWQEQLTLPVLILSLVSLGGSLYRRDKRAILFLLWIGIFYVEITCTGAREARYSIYWIPAFCLFAATSVHLFPYRSWKILLSSLLIFTVAYQTYLAFLSQPEYAEGYESAAQYVTENRKGESILFSADIDSGYFVFFTRKHDPYRDLIVLRADKMLVTSRMDYIVEERITRRDQIYEILRNFGVGYVVMEDKPFKSSPLEWLREEVKTDKFVLRKRIPISSNRSTLQGVTLAIYEYKDYVPPVRGRILTMNIPLMGDSIKIQFDDLFHPP
- a CDS encoding NAD(P)/FAD-dependent oxidoreductase produces the protein MSHTLIIGAGPAGLTAAYELSKLNVPSTILEADQQVGGLSRTVNYRGYRFDIGGHRFFSKIPLINEIWREILSEDFLVRPRLSRIHYRGHFFDYPLKAANALTGLGPVEAFLVGVSYTKARLFPSEEETTFEQWVSNRFGYRLYQIFFKTYTEKVWGIPCTEISADWASQRIKNLSLYEAIRNALLGSGRTRDGQIITTLIERFNYPRLGPGMMWERCEELLAAKGHRTIRGVKVEKIRHRQGRVECVYGRTDSGELVEFDGEHFISTMPLRELIQALDPRPPEEVLRAANYLRYRDYLTVVLIVRRESVFPDNWIYIHSPEVRMGRIQNYKNWSPDMVPDPSRTSLGLEYFLWDKDDPWHWSQDQLIELGIKECTQIGLVDPGEVEDGTVVRMKKAYPVYDQNYHENLRTLRTYLETFSNLQTIGRNGLHRYNNQDHSMLTGIYAAQNIVGEKHDVWSVNTEMEYHEEIREEAKTRKSILSEKIDFLKGGGDRLIPTCVGPRETDQPLSPDKIIEAAFAKLDPLAMGIALGSVGGIGTFLAVGILLLKGGPLIRPNLSLLGQYLPGFKVTWEGAFTGLVEMGLVGFGLGYGGAWLRNWMMGAYASLIRRQVQEEDQTKPWNPG